A genomic region of Salvelinus namaycush isolate Seneca chromosome 7, SaNama_1.0, whole genome shotgun sequence contains the following coding sequences:
- the LOC120051425 gene encoding protein SON-like isoform X2 codes for MAANIEQIFRDFVVNKIKEIEDESQDIILTDEGHPNGKTADGINNTQDKDGVANKEEGAVPQKKHKKHKKHKKHKSKKKKRKEEKESGSESAADSDGDKAKTGEEDDGRSKRHKRHSGKKKKKKQKKDGDKSNSSSGSESESKPQPGNKESKPQDLPDIIPKLEEKCPEKSSRRSRSRSGKRRSRSRDRRGRSRSRSGRRRGGHTRSRSRHRRSGSHSRRSGSPRRGRRTRSRSLVILKKDRRSRSRSRRRSKSKTRSQSKHREMISGSPSPSRNDKSKSRSASRDSQSAEKDPSVALAKDESAVKDENVMVPIDPPALASESSIEGVVNMAAATGGGWKPIPFLGDSSKGEPAVSSQPLECLTSPQKCPIPPELPSGEQHEASADHQSTSAFDPNLSGQPTGEPGESDGPVTSETLDGSVDSLPHKMDADGGDKVTPQGEELPASPQPKPQPTSGEAETTEKEGESSKSRSPSTRKKSRSKSPGQKKRSDAKSSKKRRSRTKSPGRKRKSRSSSPSRKRKSRTPSRRKRSRSKSGTRKKKSRSKSRTRNKRSKSRSPKRKWSKSRSPARRSKRSRSRSGSRRRGRGAFGSHQLSQRDRWKREPSHSPVLILRKKRSPARTNRDTSKSPPRLTELDKDQLLEIAKANAAAMCAKAGIPIPESLRPKAVLQLPLPNPMSFSMPMNMNMPMNMSMNMPMSMTMNAAMASMTAATMTAALASMGSMASMHQMAPLPSITNKPPPGPPQPNMATIEDVKRKVAKQANSISIKEFTDKCKKIVEKGGELALAEPRVSDDEDDGKPFGRAALREVKGISFSLNNASVRPSPALAVRSEAAFAKEFPVSSGSQHRKKEGDGGGAYGEWVTVDKKAEKAKVVATKALATAAKETSPGDAPLSAVSVATEEPAVVKESDSVFPEPPLQPVDITQAVGERMKAQKRLAENPYDVSAICMLSRAQEQVDAWAQSNTIPGLFTGSTGATVLSSEELSNSGPQAWIKKGQSL; via the exons ATGGCGGCCAACATCGAGCAAATTTTTCGCGATTTCGTAGTAAATAAGATAAAAGAAATTGAAGATGAGAGTCAAGATATCat TCTGACAGATGAAGGCCATCCCAATGGTAAAACTGCAGATGGGATCAACAACACACAAG ATAAAGATGGTGTAGCCAATAAGGAAGAGGGTGCTGTCCCACAAAAGAAACACAAGAAGCACAAGAAGCACAAGAAACACAAAAGCAAAAAGAAGAAACgtaaggaagagaaagagagcggcTCAGAATCAGCAGCAGACTCTGATGGAGACAAGGCAAAGACTG GGGAAGAGGATGATGGGAGATCCAAGCGGCATAAACGACATTCtgggaagaagaagaaaaaaaagcagAAGAAAGATGGTGACAAGTCCAACAGCTCATCTGGGTCGGAGTCAGAGTCGAAGCCTCAGCCTGGGAACAAGGAGAGCAAACCTCAGGATCTGCCTGATATCATCCCTAAACTAGAGGAGAAGTGTCCGGAAAAGTCCTCCAGACGCTCGCGGTCTCGTTCAGGCAAGCGCAGGTCCAGATCcagggacaggagagggagatCCAGATCGAGGTCCGGTAGAAGACGTGGCGGACACACGCGTTCCAGATCACGGCACCGGAGGTCCGGGTCACATTCTCGAAGGTCTGGGTCTCCCAGGAGAGGCAGGAGAACCCGGTCAAGGTCCCTCGTGATCTTGAAGAAAGACAGACGGTCTAGATCGAGATCCAGAAGGCGATCGAAATCTAAGACGAGATCTCAGTCGAAACACCGAGAGATGATTTCAGGATCTCCCTCTCCGTCCAGAAACGACAAATCAAAATCCAGGTCTGCCTCAAGAGACAGCCAATCAGCCGAGAAGGATCCCTCTGTGGCCCTGGCTAAAGATGAGTCCGCTGTGAAAGACGAAAATGTAATGGTTCCAATCGATCCGCCAGCCCTAGCTTCCGAAAGCAGCATTGAGGGTGTCGTTAATATGGCCGCCGCCACTGGAGGAGGGTGGAAACCGATACCCTTCTTAGGGGACAGCAGTAAGGGCGAGCCAGCCGTTTCCTCCCAGCCCTTAGAATGTCTGACGTCTCCACAGAAGTGTCCTATTCCTCCTGAGCTGCCTTCAGGTGAGCAGCATGAGGCCTCCGCTGACCACCAGTCAACGTCAGCATTTGATCCCAACCTCAGCGGCCAGCCAACTGGTGAGCCAGGGGAATCGGATGGACCTGTTACTTCAGAAACCTTGGATGGCTCTGTAGATTCCTTACCCCACAAAATGGATGCTGATGGAGGGGACAAGGTGACACCTCAGGGTGAAGAGCTGCCTGCCTCACCTCAACCTAAACCACAGCCAACATCTGGAGAGGCAGAGACGACAGAGAAGGAAGGAGAATCTTCAAAGTCCAGGTCTCCTTCAACGAGGAAAAAGTCACGGTCAAAGTCTCCTGGTCAGAAGAAACGCTCTGATGCAAAGTCCTCCAAGAAGAGGAGGTCCAGAACCAAGTCTCCAGGGAGGAAAAGGAAATCAAGGTCCTCGTCGCCAAGCCGCAAGAGGAAGTCCAGGACGCCGTCTCGGAGGAAGAGGTCTCGCTCAAAGTCCGGGACGAGAAAGAAGAAATCACGGTCCAAATCCAGAACGCGGAACAAGCGCTCAAAGTCTAGGTCGCCGAAAAGGAAATGGTCCAAGTCACGATCTCCTGCTCGGAGGTCAAAGAGATCGAGGTCACGCTCCGGTTCGCGGCGGAGGGGTAGGGGTGCATTCGGCAGCCACCAGCTGAGCCAGAGGGACCGCTGGAAGCGTGAGCCAAGCCACTCCCCAGTCCTCATCCTCCGCAAGAAGAGGTCTCCGGCACGCACCAACCGCGACACCAGCAAAAGCCCGCCACGACTCACAGAGCTGG ATAAAGACCAGTTACTGGAGATTGCTAAGGCTAATGCAGCCGCCATGTGTGCCAAGGCCGGGATACCCATCCCAGAGAGCCTGCGACCCAAAGCGGTCCTCCAGCTGCCTTTACCCAACCCCATGTCCTTCTCCATGCCCATGAATATGAACATGCCCATGAACATGTCTATGAACATGCCTATGAGCATGACCATGAATGCAGCTATGGCTAGCATGACAGCTGCCACAATGACTGCTGCCCTGGCCAGTATGGGATCTATGGCCTCCATGCACCAGATGGCCCCGCTCCCCAGCATCACCAACAAGCCCCCGCCAGGTCCCCCCCAGCCCAACATGGCCACCATCGAGGATGTGAAGAGGAAGGTGGCCAAGCAGGCAAACAGCATCAGCATCAAGGAGTTCACTGAC AAGTGTAAGAAGATtgtggagaagggaggggagcTGGCCCTCGCTGAACCCCGTGTATCTGACGACGAGGACGACGGCAAACCGTTTGGACGAGCCGCCCTGAGGGAGGTCAAGGGCATCTCCTTCAGCCTCAAT aaCGCGTCCGTGCGTCCATCGCCGGCGTTGGCGGTTCGGAGCGAGGCGGCGTTCGCCAAGGAGTTCCCCGTGTCGTCGGGCTCCCAGCACAGGAAGAAGGAGGGCGACGGGGGAGGGGCTTACGGAGAGTGGGTGACCGTCGACAAGAAGGCGGAAAAGGCCAAGGTGGTGGCGACCAAGGCATTGGCAACGGCTGCCAAGGAAACATCGCCTGGGGATGCGCCTTTGTCTGCGGTGTCCGTGGCAACGGAGGAGCCGGCGGTCGTCAAGGAGAGTGATAGTGTGTTCCCGGAGCCGCCGCTACAG CCTGTAGACATCACCCAGGCAGTCGGTGAGAGGATGAAGGCCCAGAAGCGTCTGGCCGAGAACCCGTACGACGTCAGCGCCATCTGCATGCTCAGCCGTGCTCAGGAACAG GTGGATGCATGGGCCCAGTCCAACACCATCCCTGGACTGTTTACAGGTTCTACTGGAGCAACGGTGCTCAGCTCAGAGGAGCTGTCCAACAGCGGACCACAGGCCTGGATCAAGAAG GGTCAGTCCTTGTAG
- the LOC120051437 gene encoding adrenodoxin-like, producing MALMTSARRLFHVSFRENSLRRTEALISATNTTSGNLSLAGQRMACIRVRDFSTNAQPLRADNKVTVHFINRDGEKISVKGSPGDSLLDVIIDQDLDFDGFGACEGTLACSTCHLIFEEDVYNKLGPITDEEMDMLDLAYGLTDTSRLGCQICLTRSLEGMTARVPESVADIRQSGDGSS from the exons ATGGCTCTGATGACATCGGCAAGAAGACTATTTCATGTTTCGTTCCGAGAAAATTCTCTACGACGAACAGAAGCACTCATTTCAGCAACAAACACAACGTCGGGGAACTTATCATTGGCCGGTCAGAGAATGGCCTGTATTCGTGTAAGGGATTTTAGCACCAACGCACAACCTCTTAG AGCTGACAATAAGGTGACGGTCCACTTCATCAATCGAGATGGAGAGAAGATCTCTGTCAAAGGCTCTCCTGGAGACTCTCTCCTAGATGTCATTATTGACCAGGACCTCGATTTCGATGGGTTCG gtgCATGTGAGGGGACACTGGCCTGTTCTACCTGTCACCTGATCTTTGAGGAAGATGTGTATAATAAGCTGGGCCCCATTACTGACGAGGAGATGGATATGCTGGACCTGGCCTATGGACTCACAGACAC GTCCCGCCTGGGTTGCCAGATCTGCCTGACCAGGTCCCTGGAAGGCATGACAGCGAGGGTGCCTGAGAGTGTGGCAGACATCCGACAGAGTGGAGACGGGTCCTCATAA
- the LOC120051425 gene encoding protein SON-like isoform X1 → MAANIEQIFRDFVVNKIKEIEDESQDIILTDEGHPNGKTADGINNTQDKDGVANKEEGAVPQKKHKKHKKHKKHKSKKKKRKEEKESGSESAADSDGDKAKTGEEDDGRSKRHKRHSGKKKKKKQKKDGDKSNSSSGSESESKPQPGNKESKPQDLPDIIPKLEEKCPEKSSRRSRSRSGKRRSRSRDRRGRSRSRSGRRRGGHTRSRSRHRRSGSHSRRSGSPRRGRRTRSRSLVILKKDRRSRSRSRRRSKSKTRSQSKHREMISGSPSPSRNDKSKSRSASRDSQSAEKDPSVALAKDESAVKDENVMVPIDPPALASESSIEGVVNMAAATGGGWKPIPFLGDSSKGEPAVSSQPLECLTSPQKCPIPPELPSGEQHEASADHQSTSAFDPNLSGQPTGEPGESDGPVTSETLDGSVDSLPHKMDADGGDKVTPQGEELPASPQPKPQPTSGEAETTEKEGESSKSRSPSTRKKSRSKSPGQKKRSDAKSSKKRRSRTKSPGRKRKSRSSSPSRKRKSRTPSRRKRSRSKSGTRKKKSRSKSRTRNKRSKSRSPKRKWSKSRSPARRSKRSRSRSGSRRRGRGAFGSHQLSQRDRWKREPSHSPVLILRKKRSPARTNRDTSKSPPRLTELDKDQLLEIAKANAAAMCAKAGIPIPESLRPKAVLQLPLPNPMSFSMPMNMNMPMNMSMNMPMSMTMNAAMASMTAATMTAALASMGSMASMHQMAPLPSITNKPPPGPPQPNMATIEDVKRKVAKQANSISIKEFTDKCKKIVEKGGELALAEPRVSDDEDDGKPFGRAALREVKGISFSLNNASVRPSPALAVRSEAAFAKEFPVSSGSQHRKKEGDGGGAYGEWVTVDKKAEKAKVVATKALATAAKETSPGDAPLSAVSVATEEPAVVKESDSVFPEPPLQPVDITQAVGERMKAQKRLAENPYDVSAICMLSRAQEQVDAWAQSNTIPGLFTGSTGATVLSSEELSNSGPQAWIKKDQFLRAAPVSGGVGEFLMRKMGWRTGEGLGRHREGTVEPIIIDFKTDRKGLVAEGEKTQKSGGMVVMKDLLGKHPVSALMEMCNKKKWIPPEFVMVTHSGPDHRKNFLFKVVVNGQDFQPASASPNKKHAKAMAATVALQAMGEVAGDTGLYTGPVFTTATTGPLFSSNV, encoded by the exons ATGGCGGCCAACATCGAGCAAATTTTTCGCGATTTCGTAGTAAATAAGATAAAAGAAATTGAAGATGAGAGTCAAGATATCat TCTGACAGATGAAGGCCATCCCAATGGTAAAACTGCAGATGGGATCAACAACACACAAG ATAAAGATGGTGTAGCCAATAAGGAAGAGGGTGCTGTCCCACAAAAGAAACACAAGAAGCACAAGAAGCACAAGAAACACAAAAGCAAAAAGAAGAAACgtaaggaagagaaagagagcggcTCAGAATCAGCAGCAGACTCTGATGGAGACAAGGCAAAGACTG GGGAAGAGGATGATGGGAGATCCAAGCGGCATAAACGACATTCtgggaagaagaagaaaaaaaagcagAAGAAAGATGGTGACAAGTCCAACAGCTCATCTGGGTCGGAGTCAGAGTCGAAGCCTCAGCCTGGGAACAAGGAGAGCAAACCTCAGGATCTGCCTGATATCATCCCTAAACTAGAGGAGAAGTGTCCGGAAAAGTCCTCCAGACGCTCGCGGTCTCGTTCAGGCAAGCGCAGGTCCAGATCcagggacaggagagggagatCCAGATCGAGGTCCGGTAGAAGACGTGGCGGACACACGCGTTCCAGATCACGGCACCGGAGGTCCGGGTCACATTCTCGAAGGTCTGGGTCTCCCAGGAGAGGCAGGAGAACCCGGTCAAGGTCCCTCGTGATCTTGAAGAAAGACAGACGGTCTAGATCGAGATCCAGAAGGCGATCGAAATCTAAGACGAGATCTCAGTCGAAACACCGAGAGATGATTTCAGGATCTCCCTCTCCGTCCAGAAACGACAAATCAAAATCCAGGTCTGCCTCAAGAGACAGCCAATCAGCCGAGAAGGATCCCTCTGTGGCCCTGGCTAAAGATGAGTCCGCTGTGAAAGACGAAAATGTAATGGTTCCAATCGATCCGCCAGCCCTAGCTTCCGAAAGCAGCATTGAGGGTGTCGTTAATATGGCCGCCGCCACTGGAGGAGGGTGGAAACCGATACCCTTCTTAGGGGACAGCAGTAAGGGCGAGCCAGCCGTTTCCTCCCAGCCCTTAGAATGTCTGACGTCTCCACAGAAGTGTCCTATTCCTCCTGAGCTGCCTTCAGGTGAGCAGCATGAGGCCTCCGCTGACCACCAGTCAACGTCAGCATTTGATCCCAACCTCAGCGGCCAGCCAACTGGTGAGCCAGGGGAATCGGATGGACCTGTTACTTCAGAAACCTTGGATGGCTCTGTAGATTCCTTACCCCACAAAATGGATGCTGATGGAGGGGACAAGGTGACACCTCAGGGTGAAGAGCTGCCTGCCTCACCTCAACCTAAACCACAGCCAACATCTGGAGAGGCAGAGACGACAGAGAAGGAAGGAGAATCTTCAAAGTCCAGGTCTCCTTCAACGAGGAAAAAGTCACGGTCAAAGTCTCCTGGTCAGAAGAAACGCTCTGATGCAAAGTCCTCCAAGAAGAGGAGGTCCAGAACCAAGTCTCCAGGGAGGAAAAGGAAATCAAGGTCCTCGTCGCCAAGCCGCAAGAGGAAGTCCAGGACGCCGTCTCGGAGGAAGAGGTCTCGCTCAAAGTCCGGGACGAGAAAGAAGAAATCACGGTCCAAATCCAGAACGCGGAACAAGCGCTCAAAGTCTAGGTCGCCGAAAAGGAAATGGTCCAAGTCACGATCTCCTGCTCGGAGGTCAAAGAGATCGAGGTCACGCTCCGGTTCGCGGCGGAGGGGTAGGGGTGCATTCGGCAGCCACCAGCTGAGCCAGAGGGACCGCTGGAAGCGTGAGCCAAGCCACTCCCCAGTCCTCATCCTCCGCAAGAAGAGGTCTCCGGCACGCACCAACCGCGACACCAGCAAAAGCCCGCCACGACTCACAGAGCTGG ATAAAGACCAGTTACTGGAGATTGCTAAGGCTAATGCAGCCGCCATGTGTGCCAAGGCCGGGATACCCATCCCAGAGAGCCTGCGACCCAAAGCGGTCCTCCAGCTGCCTTTACCCAACCCCATGTCCTTCTCCATGCCCATGAATATGAACATGCCCATGAACATGTCTATGAACATGCCTATGAGCATGACCATGAATGCAGCTATGGCTAGCATGACAGCTGCCACAATGACTGCTGCCCTGGCCAGTATGGGATCTATGGCCTCCATGCACCAGATGGCCCCGCTCCCCAGCATCACCAACAAGCCCCCGCCAGGTCCCCCCCAGCCCAACATGGCCACCATCGAGGATGTGAAGAGGAAGGTGGCCAAGCAGGCAAACAGCATCAGCATCAAGGAGTTCACTGAC AAGTGTAAGAAGATtgtggagaagggaggggagcTGGCCCTCGCTGAACCCCGTGTATCTGACGACGAGGACGACGGCAAACCGTTTGGACGAGCCGCCCTGAGGGAGGTCAAGGGCATCTCCTTCAGCCTCAAT aaCGCGTCCGTGCGTCCATCGCCGGCGTTGGCGGTTCGGAGCGAGGCGGCGTTCGCCAAGGAGTTCCCCGTGTCGTCGGGCTCCCAGCACAGGAAGAAGGAGGGCGACGGGGGAGGGGCTTACGGAGAGTGGGTGACCGTCGACAAGAAGGCGGAAAAGGCCAAGGTGGTGGCGACCAAGGCATTGGCAACGGCTGCCAAGGAAACATCGCCTGGGGATGCGCCTTTGTCTGCGGTGTCCGTGGCAACGGAGGAGCCGGCGGTCGTCAAGGAGAGTGATAGTGTGTTCCCGGAGCCGCCGCTACAG CCTGTAGACATCACCCAGGCAGTCGGTGAGAGGATGAAGGCCCAGAAGCGTCTGGCCGAGAACCCGTACGACGTCAGCGCCATCTGCATGCTCAGCCGTGCTCAGGAACAG GTGGATGCATGGGCCCAGTCCAACACCATCCCTGGACTGTTTACAGGTTCTACTGGAGCAACGGTGCTCAGCTCAGAGGAGCTGTCCAACAGCGGACCACAGGCCTGGATCAAGAAG gacCAGTTCTTGCGAGCAGCCCCGGTGTCGGGAGGAGTAGGGGAGTTTCTCATGAGGAAGATGGGATGGCGGACAGGGGAGGGGCTAGGGCGACACCGCGAGGGCACTGTCGAGCCAATCATCATCGACTTCAAGACCGACCGCAAAG GTCTGGTGGCTGAGGGAGAGAAGACTCAGAAGTCGGGCGGTATGGTTGTGATGAAGGATCTACTGG gtaagCACCCAGTGTCTGCTCTGATGGAGATGTGTAACAAGAAGAAGTGGATTCCTCCAGAGTTTGTTATGGTGACCCACAGTGGCCCAGACCACCGCAAGAACTTCCTTTTCAAG GTGGTGGTAAATGGTCAAGACTTCCAGCCTGCGTCAGCCAGTCCCAATAAGAAGCATGCCAAAGCCATGGCTGCTACGGTGGCTCTGCAGGCCATGGGAGAGGTGGCAGGGGACACAGGGCTTTATACAGGGCCTGTGTTCACCACTGCTACCACTGGACCACTGTTCTCCTCCAacgtctaa